A window of Desulfuromonas soudanensis genomic DNA:
CCGAACTCGGACTCCTCGGCCACGTAGTCGAGGGCATCATCCATGAACTGGAAGGCGATCCCCAGTTCCATGCCGAATTCGTGAAGGGCGGCCTGTTCCTCCTCGCCGATTCTGCCGAGAATCCCGCCGCACTGGCAGGCAGCGGCGATCAGGACCGCGGTCTTGGTCCGGACCACGGTGATATAACGTTCTTCGTCGAGATCGACATCGCAGGTGCTGATCAACTGCAGCACCTCCCCTTCGGCCATCATCGTCGTGGCATCGGAGAGGACCTGAAGAATCTTCAGATCGCCATTGCGGACCATGATGGAGAAGGATTTTGCGAAGAGGAAATCGCCGACCAGAACCGAAGCCTCGTTCCCCCAGACGGCGTTGGCCGAGGCATTCCCCCGGCGCAGCACGGCGCTGTCGACGACATCGTCGTGCAGCAACGTGGCGGTATGAATGAATTCGACGACGCTGGCCAGACCGATATGGTTCTCGCCGCCATACCCCACCAGACGGGCACAGAGAAGAAGGAGCATGGGCCGGACGCGCTTGCCGCCGCTGGCCAGAACATATTCTCCGACCTTGCGGATCAGCGCCACCTCCGAATCGAGATCGCGCCGGAACTGGGCCTCAACCTTGAGGAGATCTTCCTTCAGTAATTCCAGTGCATTTTCCATGGGGGGTTCACCGTCCTCGGGGTAGGAAATCCTGCCTATCCTAAAGAATCAACGGGACCCTTGTCAAAACAATTTTCCTTCGTCGCCAGGGGAAGACCCAATCGAAACAGCGCTCCTCCGGAGTCCGACGTCTCGGCACGGAGGGTTCCGCCATGAGCCTCCGCCAGTTTGCGGCAGAGGGAGAGGCCGAGGCCGGTCCCCTCGCCGCTCCCCTTGGTGGAGAAAAAGGGGTCGAAAACCCGCTCCAGAAGTTCGGCGGGGACCCCCGGACCGCTGTCGGACACCAGGACCACCCCCTCTTTTCCGTCGCGGCGGATTTCCACGGTCAGGGTCCCCTTCCCCGCCATCGCCTGGGCGGCATTGAGGAAGAGGTCGACCAGCACCTGGCGCAGCTGGTCGGCATCGCCGACGATCGGCGGCAGCGCCGGCCCCTTGTCCAGGCGCAGTACGATCTCCCGGAAGAGTTTCTGCGGCCGCAGGGAAGCCAGGGTCCCCTCGACCAGGGGCGCGAGCTGCAACGGTTCGGTGCGGGGCGGAGCCGTCCGGGCAAAACCGAGAAGGCCGCCGGTGATCCGCTTGCAGCGCTTGCACTCGTCGATGATCGCCTGGACGTCGTCGCGGCGGGGATCGCCTTCGGCGAGGTCCTCCCGGAGGAGTTCGGCATAGCCGAGAATGATGCCGACGGGATTGTCGATCTCATGGGAAACACCGGCGGCCAGTTGGCCGATGGCGGCGAGGCGCTCGGCCCGGATCAGCTGTTCCTGCATGGTCCGCAGCTCGCTGTTGGCGTCCGAGAGGGCGCGGTTCTTTTCCGTCAGTTGATGCTGACTGACGGCCAGGCTTTCGGCCATTTCGTTGAAGGCCCGGGCGAGGGAGCCGATCTCGTCCCCCCGGGGGGTGGCGATCCGCGTCTGCAGGTCACCCTGGGCAATCGCCCGGGCGCCGACGGTCAACTCCTTGATCGGCCGGGTGACCCGCCGCGCCGCCAGGGCCACCAGGAGCAGGGAAGAGAGGACGGCCAGGATCGCGATGCGGAGGAAGTGCTGACGCACCTCCGCCAGGCGGATGTCGACGGAATCATAGGAGATCAGGTAACGCACGGCGAGGATTCGGGCGCCGCTCGGCGAGAAGGCCGGGGTCACCAGATCGAGAATGCGCCCCCCCCCGGGGAGGCTCAGGGTCCGGGTGGTGGTTTGATCGCTGAGCATCCGCTCCGGGGCGATTTCCTCCTCCGACCCGGTCAGAGTCCGGGTCGAAAAGGATCCGAAACCGGGGGAGCGGTAGAGCAATCGTCCATTCGGGGAGTAGATGGACACCTGGATCAGGTCGGCGTTGACAGCGAGAAAATCGTTCACTTCCTGAATGGTGGTCCCGTCGGCCTGCGGGGAAAAGGAGCCGCGGAAGAGCTTGAGGAGTTCGGGGGTGGCAAAACGGACGAAGGAGATGCTCTGGGCGCGGAGGTGTTCCTCCCACTGCCGCGACTGGCTGCGTTCCAGGACCAGAAAGGTCACCAGCAGCAGGAGGACGAGGATGCCGCTGGTATAGAGAAAAAGTTTTTTGCCCAGGGTGATCTGCATGGGGAGCCATCCGGCGGGGAGGGGTGATCGGAATCCGCACCACGCGGACAGGGGCATGATAGAGGAGCGGTGCAAGGAGTGTCAAGGCGCGCACCTGCCGCTGGACGTTTTTCAATGTTGACAATTGCCCATCCTGCGGCTAGTTTAATCACCACTTTGGTCAGCAATGCAAGGCTTGACTTTGCCTTCGGGTCACCTAAACTTGGCCTGGGCTTTTTCCAAATTGTTACAGGAGGTTACATGGACAAACCGGTTTACAACCACGCCATCGTCCGCAGCTTCGTTGCCTGGAGCGTCGTCTGGGGGCTGGTGGCCGTTCTGGTCGGAGTGATCGTCTCTTTCCAGATGGTCCTTCCGGAACTCAACTTCCCCCCCTACCTCACCTTCGGCCGGCTGCGGCCGATCCACACCAACGCCGGGATCTACGGCTGGGGGGTGGGGACCATCTTCGCCATGTTCCTCTACATCGTCCAGCGCCTCTGCCGGGTCCCCCTGTGGAGCGACAAGCTGGCCACCTTCCAGCTCTGGTTCTTCAATATCACCATCGCCGCCTCGGCGGTGACTCTCCTCCTCGGCTACACCACCTCCAAGGAATACCACGAGATGGAATGGCCGATCGATGTCATGGTCGTCATCCTCTGGGTGGCCTTTTCCATCAACATCATCATGACCATCGTCAAACGCAAAGAGGAGCAGATGTACATCTCCCTCTGGTACATGCTCGCCTCCATCGTCGGCGTGGCGATCCTCTATCTGGTCAACTCGGCGGCCGTTCCCGTCTCCCTCTTCAAGTCCTACTCGGCCTTTGCCGGAACCAACGACGCCAACGTCCAGTGGTGGTTCGGGCACAACGCCGTCGCCATGGCCCTGACGGCGCCGCCGCTGGCCATGTTCTACTACTTTCTCCCCAAGTCGACGGGGGTCCCGATCTACAGCCACCGGTTGTCGATCATCTCCTTCTGGAGCCTGATCTTCATGTACCTCTGGACCGGCGCCCACCACCTCCTCTGGACGCCGGTTCCCGACTGGATCCAGACCCTGGCCATGGCGTTTTCGGTGATGCTCATCGCTCCGTCCTGGGGGAGCGTCTTCAACGGCTATCTGTCAATGAACGGCCAGTGGCATCAGATGCGCGAGAACTATCTGGTCAAATTCCTGATTCTCGGCATCACCTTCTACGGCCTGCAGACGTTGCAGGGACCGATGCAGGCCATCCGCTCCTTCTCCGCCTTCATCCACTACACCGACTGGATCCCCGGACACATCCACATGGGGACCCTCGGCTGGGTTTCTCTCATCGCCTTTGCCGGGATCTACTACCTCCTGCCGCGCATCTACGGGCGGGAGGTCTACAGCATCCCCCTGGCCAACCTCCACTTCTGGCTCGTCCTCATCGGCCAGCTGATCTACTCGGTCAGCCTGTGGATCGCCGGGGTACAGCAGGCCGGCATGTGGCACTCCATGGAGAATGACGGCAGCCTGACCTATTCCTTCATGGAAACGATGATCGAAATGTATCCGTACTGGTGGGCCCGGGCCGTCGGCGGGGTCATTTACCTGCTCGGTCTCGGCGTCTTCATCTACAACCTGATTCTGACGGTTCGCAAGGGGAAACCCTCCGACGATGCCGTCGGCCAAACTGCCTAAAGAGGGAGGAACCGAAGCCATGTGGGAGAAAAAACCGTTCCTCTTTCTGATTCTGGCCACCGCCGCCATGCTGGTCGGCACCATCATTACCATGGTCCTCCCCTTCGTCTGGGTCAACACCGAGGCCGATCGCATCGCCTCCGTCTCCCCCTACACGCCCTTGGAGCAGGAGGGGCGCGACATCTACATCCGCGAAGGGTGCAACAACTGCCATACCCAGACCGTCCGACCGCTGGTCGCCGAAGTCCTTCGCTACGGGGAATATTCCAAGTCCGGAGAATTCGCCTACGACCGCCCCTTTCTCTGGGGATCGAAGCGCACCGGCCCTGATCTGGCGCGGATCGGCGGCAAATACCCCGACGCCTGGCACACCCAGCACATGGCGGCGCCGACGGCCATGATCCCCCGTTCCAACATGCCGGCCTACGCCTTTCTCGGCGAGAGGAGCCTCGATACCGGACATACCCGCCGGAAGATGGAAGTTCTCGGCTTCCCCTGTACGGACGAGGAGATCGCCGGGTTGCAGGGGAAAAACGAGCTGGACGCCGTGGTCGCCTACCTGCAGAAACTCGGCAGCGACATCCCCTGGCGCCAGGCGGCGCAGACACGGGTGGTCGGCGAACTGACCAACCCCTATCTGGGAGACTCCTCCGTCATCGCCGAGGGAGAAGGTCTCTACGACCAGCACTGCGCCGTCTGTCACGGCAAGGACCTGGCAGGCGACATCGGCCCCGACATCCAGGATCTCGACATGGCGGATGCCGAGCTCTATCAAATCCTCTACAATGGTCTTCCCGAGGGGGGGATGCCGGCCTTCGACTCCCTCGGCTCGACCCGGGTCTGGAAACTCGTCAACTACCTCAAATATCAGAAGAGGCACTAAATGGACTGGGCTTCGGTACTCTATCTCGGCTTTACTTTCGGGCTCTTGGTCGTCTTTGCGGTGATCGTCATCCGCACATACAACCGCAAGCGTAAAGCCCGACTGGAAGAGCCCAAGCACCGCATGCTCGAAGACGATTGAATCAAGGGGAGGAAACCTTTATGTCCATGCTCGAGGAACACCAGCACAAGCACCCGGTCCACGAATTCGACGGCATCATCGAGAACCGGGCCAACAGACCGCCGGCTTATTTTGCCGTCCTCTTTTACGGCCTGATCGTCTGGGGTGTCATCTTCTGCGCCTATTACCTTCTCTCCGGCTGGAGCTCCAGCGGCGAATTCGAGGAGAAGATGGCGGCCCACCAGCAACAGGCCGGATCGGCTCCCGTTGCCGCGGCGGCCCCGGCGACGGCGCTGGAGGAGGCCGAAAACGGCAAGGAACTCTTCGCCAGCCACTGCGCCATGTGCCATGGCGCCGAAGGGGAGGGAGGGATCGGCCCCGATCTCACCTCGGGAAGCTTCAAGTACGGCCGCGATGCCGCCGATATTGCCGAATCGATCCGCAACGGCCGCCCCCGGGGGATGCCCGCCTTCGGCAGCCAGTTCAAGGCCGCCGAGATCGATAGCCTGACGGACTTTGTCCTCTCCCTGAAGTAGATGCAAGCCCTGGGGGCCAGCGAATAACGACTTCTGGAGAGGCAACCGGACGGCCTCCCCGAGAGCTGAACTCATGACCCCGATCCGACCCCATCTCCTCGGCCCCTGGCGGCTCGCCTTCCAATGGGGAGCAACCCTGGCCCTGCTGCTGATCCCCTTTGTCCGCTTCGATGGGGAGAGCCTGCTGCGCCTCGACATCGCCACCCTGACGTTGCACGCCGGCGGCGCAACCTTCCGCATTCAGGAGCTCTATCTCTTTCTCCTGCTGGGGCTGGCCCTGGTCCTCTTTTTTCTGCTGCTGACCCTGGTTCTCGGCCGCGCCTGGTGCGGCTGGGCCTGCCCCCAGACCTCCCTGACCGACCTCGCCGAGGGGTTTGCCCGGCTCATCGGCGCCCGGGTCGCCGGGGGGCGCATCGAGGCGGCACCCTGGCAGCAGGCGGCGCTGCACCTCTTTTACGGCGCCCTCGCCCTGCTGGTGGCGGCCAACCTGATCTGGTACTTCATCTCTCCCTACGATTTCTTCCCGGCGCTCCTCGGCGGCGCCCTCCCCCGGGGAGCCTGGGTTACCCTCCTTGCCGTCGCCGCCTTCGTCTACTTCGACCTGGCCCTGGTGCGACGGCTGATGTGCCGGGAATTTTGTCCCTACGGCCGGTTCCAGACGGTGCTCGTCGACCCCGGCACCCTGACCCTGCGCTTTCATCCCGACGAGGCAGCGCGCTGCATATCCTGCGGCGCCTGCGCGCGCAGCTGTCCCACCGGCATCGACATTCGCAACGGCTATCAGATCGAATGCATCAACTGCGGGCGCTGCCTCGATGCCTGCCGCATCGTCATGGCCCGCCGGGGCGAACCAGGAATCATCCGCTACACCTTCGGCCTGGAAAACCGCGGCCTGCGGGCGCTGATCAATCCCCGCCTGGCCCTGGTTTCCCTGCTCTTTTTTTCCCTCTCCATCGCCCTGACCGCAGCGGTCCTCCAACGGCCGGCGGCCAGTCTCGCCCTGGCGCGCAATGCCGGGGCGGCCAGCCGCCTGCTGGATGACAAAACCCAGGCCTCCTTCTTCACCGGTTACGTCGCCAATCGCCTGCAGACGCCGCAGACCCTGTCGCTGCGAGCCTCCTCCCCAGAGGGGGAACCCTTCCGGCTCCGCGGCCCGGTGCGGGAGGTGGTGCTTACCGCCGGGGAAAGACGACGCTTCGATTTCGTGCTGCTGACGCCCGTCCCCGAGGGGGAGAGTCCGCAGAAGATCCTCTTTTTTCTCGACAATTCGTCCGGGAGACCCTTGGCCCGGGCCCATGCCTTTATCACCGCCGTAAAGGATTCCCCGCCATGACCGCCGCTTCTTCGCCCAACCGCTGGCCCCTGCTCCTCGTTACCCTCGGCGCGCTCTTTCTCCTCTTCAGCGCCTGGTCGGCCTACCGCGCCGTCAACGGCGGCAGCGCCGTCTCCGACCGCAATTATTACAGTCACGGTCTCAGGTACAACCACACCCGGGTCGAGCAGAAGGCGGCGGAAAGTCTGGGATGGAGTCTGACCGCCGAGGTCCGGGGGCGACAGATCGAAATCCGTCTCGCCGACCGCGCCGGCCTCCCGGTCGGCGCCTGTCGGGGAGAGCTGGAACTTTTCGCCTCCCGGCCGGAGACCCTCCTGCTCCTCCCCCTGGCGGAATCGTCCCCCGGACTCTATACGGCGACGATCGCCCCGGAGCTCCGCGGAGAGGTTTCCGCCCGTCTCCGGCTCAGCCGCGATGGCGCCCGGATCGACCGGCGCCTCCTGTTCAATCTCTGAGTTCGGGTGTAAAGATTTTCGTCGCGTCGTTGCGTCGTCGCGTGAAACAAGCCCTTAAAGCAGGATCTTTTCCTCACGCGACGCCGCAACGACGCAACGAAGGTCATAAACAATCGAGGCAACTGCAGGCGCCTTTCTCCAGGGGCAGGAACCCAAGACCCACAACCTCACGACACGACGGGACCGCACACTTTGAGCACCGATTCCTGCCATCACTGCCGGCTGCCCATCCCCCCGGCCGATGCGATTATCGACCGCATTGACGGACAGGAGCTGCGCTTCTGCTGCCAGGGGTGCCGCAGCGTCTACCGCATCATCAGCGGCGCCGGTCTTGGCACCTACTACGAGAAACGGCAGTTGAGCCGTTCCGGGCTTCCGGCAGGGACGGTTCAGGACACCTACGACGACGCCTATCTGTCCGGTTTCGTTTCGGAGCGGCACGGGAAGGGGGAACTCTCCTTTCTCATCGAGGGGATCCGCTGCGCCTCCTGCGTCTGGCTGGTGGAAAGGTATGTCGGGTCTCTTGCAGGGGTCAGCGAAATTCGCCTCAACTACGGAACGCACCGGGGAAGGGTCGTCTTCGACCCCCTGGCCGTCTCCCCCGGAGCGATCTTTGCCGCCGTCGCCCGTCTCGGCTACACTCCCCGCCCCTTCAGTTACGATGCCGCCCGCCAGGCCGAGGAGAGAGAGCAGCGCACCACGCTGATCCGCTTCGGCACCGCCTGCTTCCTCTCCATGCAGCTGATGGGTTACTCCCTGGCCCTCTACGCCGGTTATTTTCAGGGGATCGATCCCGCCTCGCGCACGCTGATGCAGTATTTTGCCGCCCTGGTGACGACGCCGGTCGTCTTCTACTCCGGCTGGCCCTTTCTCCGCGGCGCCCTGCGCAGCCTGCGCACCCGCACCGCCAACATGGACCTCCTCATCGCCCTCGGGGTCCTTTCCGCCTACGGCGCCAGCCTCTTCGCCCTCTACGGCGGCGGCGAGGTCTATTTCGACACGGCGGCGATGATCGTCACCCTGATCCTCGCCGGCCGCCTCTTCGAAGGGTCGGCGCGGCGCCGGGCGGCCAGCGGCGTCGACCGTCTCCTGCGTCTGACCCCGGAGATCGCCCACAGGGAAATCGGGACGACGACGGAGGTGGTCGCCACGGGGAGCCTGAGGATCGGCGACATCCTCCTCGTTCGTCCCGGAGAGCGCCTCCCTGTGGACGGCACGATCCTCGCCGGGAGCACCGAGATCGACGAGGCGGCGGTCTCCGGCGAGCCCCTCCCCGTCCTCCGGATCGCCGGGGACCCGGTGACCGCCGGGACCCTCAACCTTTCGGCCTCGGTGCGGGTGCAGGTCACGGCTCCGGCCGCCGACTCCTTCGTCGCCCGGGTCGCCCGCCTCGTCGAGGAGGCCCAGTCGCGCCGCGCCCCCGTTCAGCGCCTCGCCGACCGGGTGGCTGCCCTCTTCGTCCCCCTCGTCGTCCTTGTGGCCGGCGCCACCTTCAGTTACTGGATTTGGGCCGCCGGCACGGTCGATCCGCTGCTGGCGGCGGTGGCCGTGCTGGTCATCGCCTGCCCCTGCGCCCTCGGACTGGCCACGCCGACGGCGGTCCTCGTCGCCACGGGGGCAAGCGCCGAGAGGGGGATCCTTTTCCGCGGCGGCGATGTCCTCGAAGGGACGGCGCGCCTCACCTTGGCCGCCTTCGACAAGACCGGAACCCTCACCGAGGGGAAGCCGAAGATCGCCGCCATCCGCCCTTTGGCCGGGAGCGAGGAGGACCTACTTAACCTCGTCGCCCGCGCCGAAGGGGGCTCGAACCACCCCCTGGCGAAGTGCATCGTCGCCGAAGCCCGGCGGCGCGGTCTTGAATCCGGCGACGGCGGGGGGATTCGCACCCTCCCCGGCCTCGGCGTCGAACTCGACCTCGAGGAAGGGATGCTGCGGGTCGGCAGCCGGCGATTCCTGCAACAGGCGGGGATTGGCGGCATGGACCCCTTTTCCGGTGAGGCTCTGACGGAAATCCATGCCGCTCTCGGCGACCGCTACCTCGGCAGCATCCTCTGCGAGGACACCCTGCGCCCGGAGGCGGCCGACGCGGTGGCCCGGCTCCGGCGGCTGGGGATAGGCACGGCAATCCTCACCGGCGACACCGTCGAGGCCGCCCGGAGCATCGGCGACCGGCTCGGCATCGACGAGGTCCACGGCGCCCTGAGCCCGGGCGACAAGGCCGAGTGGGTAAAAAACGCGATGGCCCGGGGGGAGCGGGTGCTGATGGTCGGGGACGGCATCAACGACGCCCCGGCGCTGTCGGAGGCCGACGTCGGCTGCGCCATGGCCGGGGGGACCGACATCGCCCTCGAAACTTCCGACCTGGTCCTGACCCGCCCCGATCTGACGACCCTGGTCGCCGGGGTCGAGGTCGCGCGGCGCACCCTAGGCATCATCCGTCAGAACCTCTTCTGGGCTTTTGCCTACAACATCCTCGCCCTCCCCCTGGCCGCCGCGGGAGAACTGGCGCCGATTCACGCCGCCGCCGCCATGGCCGCCAGCTCGATCTGCGTCGTCGGCAATTCGCTGCGGCTGAAAAACCTTTGACCTTGGCCCCCCGACGGATAAACTGTCGGTTATTGCTTAAGGGAGTACCCCATGCACAGTTCCACCCTTATCCTCATCATCCTCTCCCTCTTTCTCGGCACCGGAGTCTGGCTCGTATTCATCTGGGCGGTAAAGAAAGGGGAGTTCGACGATATCGAAGGCGCCAAATACCGGATGCTCGAAGACGACCTGCCACCGACCCGCCAAGGAGAAGACGTTGATGAAAAATCCCCATTCCCCTGATGTCCTGCGTCATGCCGCCGCGGTTCTGACCCTCCTCCTGATCCTCTCCGCCCTGGCCGTTCCGGCCCTGGCCGGCGGAGAAACGCGCCTCGTGGAGAGGGCCTCTGGCGGCCTAAACGCCGTGCTTCTTCTCAAGGAGGCGCCCCTGGTCGCCATGACGCAAATTCCCTTCGAGCTGCAACTCACCGACGACGCCGGATCGCCGCTCACCGGGGCTTCCGTCCGTTGCGACCTGAGCATGCCGGCGATGGCGATGCCGATCAACCGGCCGGCGGTCACGGAGAAGGGGGGGAGTTACCGCGGCGAGGCCATCTTCACCATGGCCGGGGCCTGGCGGGCCACCTTCGAAATCCTGCTCCCCAACGGCGAGGCGAAGACCCTGATCTTCGATATGGATCGGGTCCTGCTGAAATGATCGACCCCCTCTACACCCTCGCCCTGGCCACCGGCCTCTTCGGTTCGGGGCACTGCATCGGCATGTGCGGCGGACTGGTCGCCGCCCTCTCCCTTTCGGCGGAGGGGCGGCGCGGCGGGATCGTCTTCCACCTCCTGTACAATGCCGGGCGCATCCTGACCTACACCCTGGTGGGACTTCTCGTCGGCTGGCTCGGCTCGGCCATCGCCTACACCGACATCTTCTCCGGCGCCACGCGGGTCATTCTCGTCGCCTCGGATCTCTTCGTGATCGCCGTCGGCCTCGGCAGCGCCGGTCTCTTTGCCCGGCTCAACCTCATGAAACTCGAATTCTCCGCGCCGATGCAGGCCCTGGGCGGCGCCATCGGTTCCCTGCGCCGCCTTCCGCCGGCCCTGGCCGCCCTCCCCCTCGGGCTGGTCATGGGCCTTCTCCCCTGCGGCTTTTTCTACGCCATGGCGATTACCGCCGCCCAGAGCGCCTCGCCGGTCACCGGCGGGGTGACTCTCTTCGCCTTCGGTCTCGGCACCCTCCCGGCCCTCTTTTTCTTCGGCAGCGCGGCCCACTGGCTCGGCACCCGCGCCCGTAGCTGGATGATCCGCATCGCCGGAATCCTGGTCGCCCTCATGGGGGCGGTCAACCTCCTGCGCCACCTGCGGATGATGGGGCTCTGGTAGGTTTAAAGTTCCGTCAATCGAGCTTTACTCCTCCCTGGACCCCGAACCTTTGCCTCACGCGACGCCGCAACGACGCAACGTTTTTGGATCAGGGTCAAAGGATTGATTTTCGCTGCGTCGTCGCGTCGTTGCGTGAAACAGGCCTTTGACGTGTTCTTTTTGGTTTTTCACGTACACCGAAAAAAGGCCCGGGTGCATCTGCACCCGGGCCTTTTCGCTTGCCGGCAAATCAATTGTCCGTCCATCTTCCCGCGCCCTTCAGCCGGAAATCCGGAACTGTTCCATCTCCCCCTTGAGCAGGGCAATTTCATCGTTGAGCGCCTGCAGGATCCGGGCATTTCCCTGGACCTGTTCGGAAGTTTCAGCAGCCATGCCCAGCAGGTCTTCGGTGGCCGCCATGATCTGCTGATTGACGGCCTGCTGTTCCTGGGCCGCGGACGAGATATCCACCGTTTTCCGGTTGGCCAGCTCGATATTGTCGGCGATCACCCGGGCACTGCGCACCTGCTCCTGCGTCGCCCGCAGGGTCATTTCCATGCCGTCCCTGAGCGGAGAGAGATTGCGCAGCAGATAGGCCGTACTCTTCTCCTGCTCGTCCGTGGCGCGATTGACCTCGAAAATCCGGCTTCGAACCTGCTCTGTGGCCTGTACCACCAGCTCCAGTCCCCGGGTCTGCTCGATGGAGGCCCGCTCGATTTTGCGGGAAATCTCCGCCGCCCGCTGCGAGGCTCCCAGGGTTTCCTTGAACACCTCGGCGGTCTCCTGTACCACCCGGTTGTTCTCCCCGACGACCCGCGTGGCATCACCGGCTCCCTGGACCACCCCGTTGATCTCCTCCTGCAGCAGAGAGACGATTCCTTCGATCTCCAGGGTCGAGTTGGCGGTGCGTTCGGAGAGCTGGCGCATCTGGTTGGCCACGACGGCAAACCCCTGACCGTGGACGCCGGCCTGGGCGGCGATGATCTGGGCATTGAGACTCAAGAGTTTGAGCTGATTGGTCACCTCGCCGATGACCG
This region includes:
- a CDS encoding cytochrome c; the protein is MSMLEEHQHKHPVHEFDGIIENRANRPPAYFAVLFYGLIVWGVIFCAYYLLSGWSSSGEFEEKMAAHQQQAGSAPVAAAAPATALEEAENGKELFASHCAMCHGAEGEGGIGPDLTSGSFKYGRDAADIAESIRNGRPRGMPAFGSQFKAAEIDSLTDFVLSLK
- a CDS encoding cbb3-type cytochrome c oxidase subunit I; amino-acid sequence: MDKPVYNHAIVRSFVAWSVVWGLVAVLVGVIVSFQMVLPELNFPPYLTFGRLRPIHTNAGIYGWGVGTIFAMFLYIVQRLCRVPLWSDKLATFQLWFFNITIAASAVTLLLGYTTSKEYHEMEWPIDVMVVILWVAFSINIIMTIVKRKEEQMYISLWYMLASIVGVAILYLVNSAAVPVSLFKSYSAFAGTNDANVQWWFGHNAVAMALTAPPLAMFYYFLPKSTGVPIYSHRLSIISFWSLIFMYLWTGAHHLLWTPVPDWIQTLAMAFSVMLIAPSWGSVFNGYLSMNGQWHQMRENYLVKFLILGITFYGLQTLQGPMQAIRSFSAFIHYTDWIPGHIHMGTLGWVSLIAFAGIYYLLPRIYGREVYSIPLANLHFWLVLIGQLIYSVSLWIAGVQQAGMWHSMENDGSLTYSFMETMIEMYPYWWARAVGGVIYLLGLGVFIYNLILTVRKGKPSDDAVGQTA
- a CDS encoding polyprenyl synthetase family protein; the encoded protein is MENALELLKEDLLKVEAQFRRDLDSEVALIRKVGEYVLASGGKRVRPMLLLLCARLVGYGGENHIGLASVVEFIHTATLLHDDVVDSAVLRRGNASANAVWGNEASVLVGDFLFAKSFSIMVRNGDLKILQVLSDATTMMAEGEVLQLISTCDVDLDEERYITVVRTKTAVLIAAACQCGGILGRIGEEEQAALHEFGMELGIAFQFMDDALDYVAEESEFGKVRGHDLSEGKMTLPLIETLRRCSAEERSRVAEIIEQDELEEGDVAEVVALIEAHNGIEYTRNRAQTLIDRAKGHLISFPDGPAKEALFAVADYVVRRRK
- a CDS encoding 4Fe-4S dicluster domain-containing protein, with translation MTPIRPHLLGPWRLAFQWGATLALLLIPFVRFDGESLLRLDIATLTLHAGGATFRIQELYLFLLLGLALVLFFLLLTLVLGRAWCGWACPQTSLTDLAEGFARLIGARVAGGRIEAAPWQQAALHLFYGALALLVAANLIWYFISPYDFFPALLGGALPRGAWVTLLAVAAFVYFDLALVRRLMCREFCPYGRFQTVLVDPGTLTLRFHPDEAARCISCGACARSCPTGIDIRNGYQIECINCGRCLDACRIVMARRGEPGIIRYTFGLENRGLRALINPRLALVSLLFFSLSIALTAAVLQRPAASLALARNAGAASRLLDDKTQASFFTGYVANRLQTPQTLSLRASSPEGEPFRLRGPVREVVLTAGERRRFDFVLLTPVPEGESPQKILFFLDNSSGRPLARAHAFITAVKDSPP
- a CDS encoding sensor histidine kinase, producing MQITLGKKLFLYTSGILVLLLLVTFLVLERSQSRQWEEHLRAQSISFVRFATPELLKLFRGSFSPQADGTTIQEVNDFLAVNADLIQVSIYSPNGRLLYRSPGFGSFSTRTLTGSEEEIAPERMLSDQTTTRTLSLPGGGRILDLVTPAFSPSGARILAVRYLISYDSVDIRLAEVRQHFLRIAILAVLSSLLLVALAARRVTRPIKELTVGARAIAQGDLQTRIATPRGDEIGSLARAFNEMAESLAVSQHQLTEKNRALSDANSELRTMQEQLIRAERLAAIGQLAAGVSHEIDNPVGIILGYAELLREDLAEGDPRRDDVQAIIDECKRCKRITGGLLGFARTAPPRTEPLQLAPLVEGTLASLRPQKLFREIVLRLDKGPALPPIVGDADQLRQVLVDLFLNAAQAMAGKGTLTVEIRRDGKEGVVLVSDSGPGVPAELLERVFDPFFSTKGSGEGTGLGLSLCRKLAEAHGGTLRAETSDSGGALFRLGLPLATKENCFDKGPVDSLG
- the ccoS gene encoding cbb3-type cytochrome oxidase assembly protein CcoS — encoded protein: MHSSTLILIILSLFLGTGVWLVFIWAVKKGEFDDIEGAKYRMLEDDLPPTRQGEDVDEKSPFP
- a CDS encoding heavy metal translocating P-type ATPase → MSTDSCHHCRLPIPPADAIIDRIDGQELRFCCQGCRSVYRIISGAGLGTYYEKRQLSRSGLPAGTVQDTYDDAYLSGFVSERHGKGELSFLIEGIRCASCVWLVERYVGSLAGVSEIRLNYGTHRGRVVFDPLAVSPGAIFAAVARLGYTPRPFSYDAARQAEEREQRTTLIRFGTACFLSMQLMGYSLALYAGYFQGIDPASRTLMQYFAALVTTPVVFYSGWPFLRGALRSLRTRTANMDLLIALGVLSAYGASLFALYGGGEVYFDTAAMIVTLILAGRLFEGSARRRAASGVDRLLRLTPEIAHREIGTTTEVVATGSLRIGDILLVRPGERLPVDGTILAGSTEIDEAAVSGEPLPVLRIAGDPVTAGTLNLSASVRVQVTAPAADSFVARVARLVEEAQSRRAPVQRLADRVAALFVPLVVLVAGATFSYWIWAAGTVDPLLAAVAVLVIACPCALGLATPTAVLVATGASAERGILFRGGDVLEGTARLTLAAFDKTGTLTEGKPKIAAIRPLAGSEEDLLNLVARAEGGSNHPLAKCIVAEARRRGLESGDGGGIRTLPGLGVELDLEEGMLRVGSRRFLQQAGIGGMDPFSGEALTEIHAALGDRYLGSILCEDTLRPEAADAVARLRRLGIGTAILTGDTVEAARSIGDRLGIDEVHGALSPGDKAEWVKNAMARGERVLMVGDGINDAPALSEADVGCAMAGGTDIALETSDLVLTRPDLTTLVAGVEVARRTLGIIRQNLFWAFAYNILALPLAAAGELAPIHAAAAMAASSICVVGNSLRLKNL
- a CDS encoding cbb3-type cytochrome c oxidase subunit II; this translates as MWEKKPFLFLILATAAMLVGTIITMVLPFVWVNTEADRIASVSPYTPLEQEGRDIYIREGCNNCHTQTVRPLVAEVLRYGEYSKSGEFAYDRPFLWGSKRTGPDLARIGGKYPDAWHTQHMAAPTAMIPRSNMPAYAFLGERSLDTGHTRRKMEVLGFPCTDEEIAGLQGKNELDAVVAYLQKLGSDIPWRQAAQTRVVGELTNPYLGDSSVIAEGEGLYDQHCAVCHGKDLAGDIGPDIQDLDMADAELYQILYNGLPEGGMPAFDSLGSTRVWKLVNYLKYQKRH
- a CDS encoding FixH family protein, whose amino-acid sequence is MTAASSPNRWPLLLVTLGALFLLFSAWSAYRAVNGGSAVSDRNYYSHGLRYNHTRVEQKAAESLGWSLTAEVRGRQIEIRLADRAGLPVGACRGELELFASRPETLLLLPLAESSPGLYTATIAPELRGEVSARLRLSRDGARIDRRLLFNL
- a CDS encoding cbb3-type cytochrome c oxidase subunit 3, which translates into the protein MDWASVLYLGFTFGLLVVFAVIVIRTYNRKRKARLEEPKHRMLEDD